tttttaattccaatacAAGGAActatcaagaaatttttaaacatatctTTGAGCATGCACACATAAGTGTATTTTTTCAACtcaatttcttcattttctctGTTTACAATCGTATCTCCAAGCATGTATGCAAATGTATTTCTTGAATTTAATTTCTTCACAAttcatataattctttattttaatgtctccattttttaacatttatatcaaTGAACGTATAATACAACTGAAAATTCTTTAGGACACAGAAATAGAGAACAAATTTAAACTTGATTCAAGATATTAAATCGGAACAtctaatataatgttaaatatccTAGTACTATGATGAGTAATATGAGCATTCAAGACAAACTTGAGATCGACACAATGAGAGCATTCTGATGTTGGCGTGCATCGCTCAGGGTATTTTGAGACATTCAGTGACGCGTTTAAAACGTATCGTGACGAGGGTGAATACCATTTGCAAAGTGACTTGATTCGTGACGTAATCCAGTCGTAACGTGGATGCACGAGGAACGAAAGACACCTAGCAGAAACAAGTTATGATCGAAGAATGACTGTGCGAGCAAGTGTAATTAATATACCACGTGTTTCAAGCATTTTACAATCAATCAATAGTAGCAGTAGCAATAGTAGAAATAATAGTAACATTAATAACaagaatagtaatataaatgattaaatagtaaaaaaaataattatatattaattctcgtgaaaaataattttttaaaaatatttttgttaaatatcatTCATCATAAAgaagataaaaacaaatatagatATATCAAGCGCTTTCTTTCTTAcggatataattttgtaaaaaaattcgatttctTCAGAATTGTTGAAGCAAGGAAGAAGCGTAGTTATAGATAATACCAGTCgataaaaaaagtgtaaaaaaataaagatgttttGAAAATTGCTGATTTTATTACCCAACCTACGTTTATTTCGCATCATATAATATAAACGATCGCATCAAGATTCAAGGTCGGTATTCGCACACAATCGATTcttatacatgtatttaaaatcGTCTTGAGTACTGTCTAAGTACTGTCATAAATCATTAGTTGCGAtcagcaaaaaagaaaatagctTTGTAAGTGTTATAAAATGCTTTaatacgattggtttttgtctTTACTTTCTGCTGGATCtgaatatataaacaaatcatgttaaaaaattttataatagttgcaaggctgttttttttttgttgaacgcAATCATATTGTAGAAACAAAATCGTATTagcgtattagcatcttaaaatTGCCTTGAAATAAAAAGCAGTTTGAATATATGAATATCGGCCCAAGAATTCCGAAGATGATTGCAAAACAGAAGTGATTTATTTAGAGAAGAATGATTGCTGCATAATTTAACGCGCATCAATAAACATTGACAAACTCGAACTttctagtaaataaataaatttctgctTTTTATTAGAACTCACCATCCAAGTGAGATTTCCAtctataaatatgcaaactagaaatatcataaaaatcaacataattaaaattagataaattttatagaattatgaTTTAATGAAGCAATAGTTAACAAGACAATTTATATGCTTATTATATCACAACCGATCGTAACATATACCGTTAAACAACGTTATGGGCCATTACTCCGCGATTCATAGTGGGGAAATGTGCGGTGATATGGCAAGGAATGACAGAATTATTTTTGGCAGACTCCGCGCAGATTGAGGATTGATCAGGTCCGATTCGCCGCGTCATTCTCGAGCACTACAGATGTTGCTCGACCGGTCGAGTTCCTCATTTACGCTGGTGTTGTACTCACTTTATCCTTCCTTCGTCACGCACGTGACTGGAGTTTTCACCTTGCTTCTGCTCACAAATTCATCACACACAGGCCCGTATGCATACACACGTACGCAAGTCACGAAACGACAGCGCAGAAGACAACTGGCCGCGACGACGTCTGCGCGGGCACTGAATCCGCGTTGAGTCATTGAGCGTCGCGCCGTTCTAAACTACATCACGTGGCACGCAACCACTCGAAGAGCTGGAGGGATGTCTAACAACCGCGATTAGAAAATCTGGAAGGGGAAAAAACCCTCCTCTATTAAGGTCCCAGCTCTGACTCCAGTTAGCGCGAGAAATTCTACCGTTCTCAGACAAACAAAACCGCGATCTTcgcgaaatataaaattaaaagactgCTCCTCTTTCGTTCCTTCTAATGTTCCTTCAATATTCTTATCAGCTTGTGTAATATGTAGCAGCTTCCGAATACCGTGTTGGCTGGGATTTTAATAGTCAGGAAGGTCATGGTCAGCTGACACGTCACAATAATAAAGCTCCTCCTACATCTGAATCAATATCAATATCAAATACAGTAGAATTGAATAAAACCGCAGAACTCTgcaattatatcaataaattataataatactatgTGTGCATTCACAAAGTAAATAATCCCAAATCTGGAGGAAGCAAAGACATGCATgtgaaaatctaaaaatatcaaGCTTTTGATTTTCAAGCCTAAAAAGGATTTTTGCGgctaaaataaacaattattcataaagaattcttaaaaattttagattaattattcCAATCTTTGAATGCTGAAATTTTAAATCATGTAAAACTCACTCTTTGCGAATTCTGCAATACCTTGTAGATCACACTGACAATAGATTAAATAGTCAATAGATTGTGCAATAGATGGctaatctaataaatatttttatttttagcattattatattcaaaatagttTGACGTGGCAGCGGATTTACATATCATGCGGTTTCATTTGCTTGAATAATTCAGAATTTAATTTTCGAGTAAATACATCTCATAGAGTCTTCGTTCCTGCTCATTATGGAAATTTGGAACAAAATTGATTTGTACTATCTCCTTAAAGCCTTCTTCCAAAGTTGGCGGCACATAATTCTTCCTGCGCACAGAACATGAAAGTTTGATATTACTAAATATAgactaataacaaaataatcaatatgtgCACGAAATGAAATCTTTTCCCGATAAAAGAAAGCCTAAAACGATTATAATGATGAGATTTTAGGTGAATGCATgcaaatatatacttaatatattCCACTTACATATAAGAGTTTATGATGATTTCGTTAACTGGAACGTGACTTGGATCAGTCAACTCGCGAAACTGTAATGCAATAATTTAACTAGTGCTTTCTGAACATCCATTTGTACAATGATAGTGAACATGTTAATTTTCAATTACCTTATTATTATGTTTAGCGTGTTCTACACTCGTCGTCATGACGAAACATCTGACCGGGACATTACATTTCTTCGCTTCATCTATAAATCTCTTTCTCGAAGCTGGATCGGGATTGGTATTATCTATAACCATGCTTCTTCCTTGATTCAAGTATTGCTGAACCGCGGCAATGCATTTCTGCCAGGTACGCAACGTATCTCTGTTGACGTATTCGTATTCTTTCATATAATTCTTCGCAAAATGCGACTTTCCAGATCCCGGACTACCGACCATAAGTATCacctgttaataaaaaaataaaaatgtattgatttaaaattttttgttttaaatcaaataattttattaatatgaataatttttttaaattttcaatatctaatttctagaaaacaattttatatgtaaaaattaacgtCAAAAGTTATTTTGTCTACCTCTTGCTGTTTCGATGTTAATTCCGCGTTCGCTGGTTTGCATATGTCGTCAGTCGGCGATAAGTTTTTTGGATTAAACTTAGGTAATTCATAAGGTGGCGttttgtgtttcaaaaaatGTTCCTCGGGTGTTTCGAATTTCACATCCACGTTCAACGCCATTAATCGATCCGCACTTGAGTGATCCTTCTTTTTTCCTGGGGCCCAATTCTTCGGCCGACCCGCGGCGTCACCGACGTAGAACGAATTATTCTTGTCAATTGCAATACCTCCGTTTTTCTGCAATTACATAAGTAACATGAAATTATTGCAgacaattaaagaaataaaataataaattagaaaagtaTAGAATTGGAATTAATTATATCTCAACAAAGCAGTAGGTGAATTAATAGTAggaaatatttcatacaaaacattccaaaaaatataaatttttcaacataaaaagatatatttagaaAGGGCTcaacaagattaaaaaaaatcaataataaaaaaattaggaaaatgTGAATTAGCACGATAATTAATAcgcaaacaataaataaaacatatggTAATTCAATAAATTGAAATGCTTCTACATCAAACGCATacgtaaacaaattttaaacaagCTAATTACTATATTAACTCACATTTCTctagcttttttattatttatttttttaacatagatAGCAAAAAAAACTTTGACTTCTATATACTTTTGATTCTTTATAAACATTCTAAtctcatatatttaatatataattttgaacttatatatattattattactaaatatattattttatacgtttaaaattattttatgtacctCTTTCTTCAATAATTCCCACATACCAATTGTTGGCTTTCTATAAATATTGCTCCTTCCCACAGCGATAAAAACCTaggaagtaaaaatattaattaaacatataaataattgtatataattaatatgtaattcatatattaattaattataatttataataaaatttttaattatgattatatCATACTTGAATGGGAACGCCAATTTTCTGTACGACCTTCTCAATCTTGCGCTTGAAATCGCTGATCTTGACTTTGCCGGTACTAAGGCCTGCTTGATTCGTGAAGATGACTATTTTGTAATCGTTCATGTGAAGCTGCTTTAATTTACCAGGTACATCAGGATATAATAACTGCCAATCGTTACAGTCCTTTGGAAATACTAGACCagatttagttttaattaaagtacCATCCATATCATAAGCAGCTATCTaaaagtaaagtttaataatttttagcaatagtgtttataaaaattttctagaaaagAATTCAtcgttatatttatttcatttattatagtACTATTTGAGGAAGTTCTCCAGCTTAAAAAAg
This genomic window from Solenopsis invicta isolate M01_SB chromosome 13, UNIL_Sinv_3.0, whole genome shotgun sequence contains:
- the LOC105201721 gene encoding uncharacterized protein F21D5.5; translated protein: MSASAKSCYIRSLEATPKNIYLPDATPIFVGRSPETGITDTKCSRQQVRLCANYAKAIVTVQQVGPHACGFNGFKTQKDVRFVARHNDRLELLYGKHAFEIEFNPPPSVDNFTLRKRSYESETEETENRAKMLKLDNHSDNCSEESENDREDEERLPSNTVHSKQKTFSTSSSSISSEQTNDTSSPSAKWDSIDNGKLLIYTSSLVQNRAKIAAYDMDGTLIKTKSGLVFPKDCNDWQLLYPDVPGKLKQLHMNDYKIVIFTNQAGLSTGKVKISDFKRKIEKVVQKIGVPIQVFIAVGRSNIYRKPTIGMWELLKKEKNGGIAIDKNNSFYVGDAAGRPKNWAPGKKKDHSSADRLMALNVDVKFETPEEHFLKHKTPPYELPKFNPKNLSPTDDICKPANAELTSKQQEVILMVGSPGSGKSHFAKNYMKEYEYVNRDTLRTWQKCIAAVQQYLNQGRSMVIDNTNPDPASRKRFIDEAKKCNVPVRCFVMTTSVEHAKHNNKFRELTDPSHVPVNEIIINSYM